In Ischnura elegans chromosome 9, ioIscEleg1.1, whole genome shotgun sequence, the following proteins share a genomic window:
- the LOC124165905 gene encoding putative nuclease HARBI1, giving the protein MRDEDFRVLFRVSRGLAMDIATELTLRLSRRRSSGLPVHAQVLSVIRFFATGSYQRCVGQDMTLSMGQPSVSRNIAAVTDAFMELFAERFIRFPATFEERQSIKNRFMEMRGFPGVVGCIDCTHIKIVKPTVREEMYFNNHKRCHSLNVQAICDHDLRILAANARYPGSVHDQFIRNASTAKDILQSWNDEGIVNTWLLGMLIMQMLVSMRD; this is encoded by the exons atgcgggaTGAAGATTTTCGAGTTTTGTTCCGTGTATCTCGAGGGTTGGCGATGGACATCGCAACAGAACTAACACTAAGATTGAGTCGTAGACGTTCAAGTGGCTTGCCGGTGCATGCTCAG GTTTTGTCCGTCATCAGGTTTTTTGCCACAGGGTCCTACCAACGCTGTGTTGGTCAGGACATGACCCTATCCATGGGGCAGCCGTCTGTCAGCAGAAATATAGCTGCTGTGACCGATGCTTTTATGGAATTGTTTGCCGAAAGATTTATCCGCTTCCCGGCAACTTTTGAAGAGAGGCAAAGCATTAAGAACAG ATTCATGGAAATGAGGGGCTTTCCGGGGGTAGTTGGGTGCATAGACTGCACCCATATCAAAATTGTAAAGCCTACTGTGAGggaagaaatgtattttaataaccATAAAAGATGTCATTCCCTCAACGTGCAAGCA ATCTGTGATCATGACCTCCGTATTTTGGCTGCTAATGCTCGCTACCCTGGATCGGTTCATGACCAGTTTATTCGGAACGCCAGCACAGCCAAAGACATTTTGCAGAGCTGGAATGACGAAGGTATCGTCAATACATGGCTCTTGGGTATGTTAATAATGCAGATGCTAGTTTCCATGAGGGATTAA
- the LOC124165216 gene encoding uncharacterized protein LOC124165216, producing the protein MEGKCLSVIGEEAALGLPNVPKIGHGNMTAPMTLAREVPVTQDEDVDAGPSSSMAGLSSSMAGPSNVVVPGEHLEIIVEDLFTPDTQEAPRRKAEGELERATALIVEAVKKNAVIVYISATRHILS; encoded by the exons ATGGAGGGGAAGTGCCTATCCGTCATCGGTGAGGAGGCTGCTCTGGGACTACCAAATGTCCCAAAAATAGGCCATGGGAATATG aCAGCACCCATGACACTTGCTAGGGAGGTGCCAGTT ACTCAAGATGAGGATGTTGATGCAGGACCATCATCCTCTATGGCCGGACTATCATCCTCTATGGCCGGACCATCAAATGTTGTTGTCCCCGGGGAACAT TTGGAGATCATTGTAGAGGATTTATTCACCCCGGATACACAGGAGGCCCCAAGGC GTAAAGCAGAGGGGGAGTTGGAGAGAGCCACTGCTCTCATTGTTGAAGCGGTGAAGAAGAATGCGGTAATAGTATATATATCTGCCACAAGGCatattttgtcttaa